One window of the Eschrichtius robustus isolate mEscRob2 chromosome X, mEscRob2.pri, whole genome shotgun sequence genome contains the following:
- the APEX2 gene encoding DNA-(apurinic or apyrimidinic site) endonuclease 2 isoform X4, with product MRFYRLLQIRAEALLAAGSHVIILGDLNTAHRPIDHWDAVNLECFEEDPGRKWMDDLLSNLGCQAGSHTGPFIDSYRYFHPKQKGAFTCWSTVSGARHLNYGSRLDYVLGDRTLVMDTFQASFLLPEVMGSDHCPVGAVLSVSSVPAKQCPPLCTRFLPEFAGTQLKILRFLVRLEQDPVFRQSALQLSNQTPVQMRQNKARVRSTRSRPSQAGSSRGQKNLMSYFQPSSSRPQASPNLELPSLGTLVTPKTSEEDVMASVVEGRAKASEAKNEKEVRTSFWKSLLGGPLPMPLCGGHREPCVMRTVKKPGPNLGRHFYMCARPQGPPTDPSSRCSFFLWSRPN from the exons ATGCGCTTCTATCGCTTGCTGCAGATCCGAGCAGAAGCCCTCCTGGCAGCTGGCAG cCATGTTATCATTCTGGGGGACCTGAATACAGCTCACCGCCCCATTGACCACTGGGATGCAGTCAACCTG gAATGCTTTGAAGAGGACCCAGGTCGCAAGTGGATGGACGACTTGCTCAGTAACCTGGGGTGCCAGGCTGGTTCCCATACGGGACCCTTCATTGATAGCTACCGATACTTCCACCCAAAGCAGAAGGGGGCCTTCACCTGCTGGTCCACAGTCAGTGGCGCCCGCCATCTGAACTATGGCTCTCGGCTTGACTACGTGCTGGGGGACAGGACCCTGGTCATGGACACCTTTCAGGCCTCCTTCTTGCTGCCTGAGGTGATGGGCTCTGACCACTGCCCCGTGGGTGCAGTCTTAAGCGTGTCCTCTGTGCCGGCAAAACAGTGCCCACCTCTGTGCACCCGCTTCCTCCCTGAGTTTGCAGGCACCCAGCTCAAGATCCTTAGATTCCTAGTTCGTCTCGAACAAGATCCTGTGTTCAGGCAGTCAGCGCTGCAGCTCAGCAATCAAACACCGGTACAGATGCGCCAAAACAAAGCCCGTGTGCGCTCGACCAGGTCTCGGCCAAGTCAAGCTGGTTCCAGTAGAGGCCAAAAAAACCTGATGAGCTACTTCCAGCCATCCTCCAGTCGTCCACAAGCTTCTCCTAACTTGGAGCTTCCTAGCCTGGGCACCCTCGTGACCCCAAAGACCTCAGAAGAGGACGTGATGGCCAGTGTGGTGGAGGGGCGGGCCAAGGCTTCAGAGGCCAAGAATGAAAAGGAGGTACGGACCTCATTCTGGAAGTCTCTGCTGGGGGGGCCCTTGCCCATGCCCCTGTGTGGGGGccacagggagccgtgtgtaatGCGAACTGTGAAGAAGCCAGGACCCAACCTGGGCCGCCACTTCTACAtgtgtgccaggccccagggtcCTCCCACTGACCCCTCCTCCCGCTGCAGCTTCTTCCTCTGGAGCAGGCCCAACTGA
- the APEX2 gene encoding DNA-(apurinic or apyrimidinic site) endonuclease 2 isoform X1: protein MLRVVSWNINGIRSPVQGVGYEEPSNCTAMAMGRILDKLDADIVCLQETKVTRDVLTEPLAIIEGCNSYFSFSRNRSGYSGVATFCKDSATPVAAEEGLSGLFATQNGDVGCYGNMDDFTQEELRALDSEGRALLTQHKICTWEGKEKTLTLINVYCPHADPGKPERLAFKMRFYRLLQIRAEALLAAGSHVIILGDLNTAHRPIDHWDAVNLECFEEDPGRKWMDDLLSNLGCQAGSHTGPFIDSYRYFHPKQKGAFTCWSTVSGARHLNYGSRLDYVLGDRTLVMDTFQASFLLPEVMGSDHCPVGAVLSVSSVPAKQCPPLCTRFLPEFAGTQLKILRFLVRLEQDPVFRQSALQLSNQTPVQMRQNKARVRSTRSRPSQAGSSRGQKNLMSYFQPSSSRPQASPNLELPSLGTLVTPKTSEEDVMASVVEGRAKASEAKNEKEVRTSFWKSLLGGPLPMPLCGGHREPCVMRTVKKPGPNLGRHFYMCARPQGPPTDPSSRCSFFLWSRPN from the exons ATGTTGCGCGTGGTGAGCTGGAACATCAATGGGATTCGGAGCCCCGTGCAAGGGGTGGGATACGAGGAACCCAGCAATTGTACCGCCATGGCCATGGGGCGCATTTTGGACAAGCTGGATGCTGACATCGTCTGTCTTCAGGAGACCAAAGTAACCA gggaTGTGCTGACAGAGCCCCTGGCTATCATTGAGGGCTGTAACTCCTATTTCAGCTTCAGCCGCAACCGTAGTGGCTATTCTG GTGTAGCCACCTTCTGTAAGGACAGTGCTACCCCAGTGGCTGCTGAAGAAGGCCTGAGTGGCCTATTTGCCACTCAGAATGGGGACGTGGGTTGCTACGGAAACATGGATGACTTCACCCAAGAGGAGCTTCGAGCTCTGGATAGTGAGGGCCGGGCCCTCCTCACACAACACAAGATCTG CacatgggaagggaaggagaagacCTTGACCCTAATCAACGTGTACTGCCCCCATGCGGACCCTGGGAAGCCTGAGCGGCTCGCCTTTAAGATGCGCTTCTATCGCTTGCTGCAGATCCGAGCAGAAGCCCTCCTGGCAGCTGGCAG cCATGTTATCATTCTGGGGGACCTGAATACAGCTCACCGCCCCATTGACCACTGGGATGCAGTCAACCTG gAATGCTTTGAAGAGGACCCAGGTCGCAAGTGGATGGACGACTTGCTCAGTAACCTGGGGTGCCAGGCTGGTTCCCATACGGGACCCTTCATTGATAGCTACCGATACTTCCACCCAAAGCAGAAGGGGGCCTTCACCTGCTGGTCCACAGTCAGTGGCGCCCGCCATCTGAACTATGGCTCTCGGCTTGACTACGTGCTGGGGGACAGGACCCTGGTCATGGACACCTTTCAGGCCTCCTTCTTGCTGCCTGAGGTGATGGGCTCTGACCACTGCCCCGTGGGTGCAGTCTTAAGCGTGTCCTCTGTGCCGGCAAAACAGTGCCCACCTCTGTGCACCCGCTTCCTCCCTGAGTTTGCAGGCACCCAGCTCAAGATCCTTAGATTCCTAGTTCGTCTCGAACAAGATCCTGTGTTCAGGCAGTCAGCGCTGCAGCTCAGCAATCAAACACCGGTACAGATGCGCCAAAACAAAGCCCGTGTGCGCTCGACCAGGTCTCGGCCAAGTCAAGCTGGTTCCAGTAGAGGCCAAAAAAACCTGATGAGCTACTTCCAGCCATCCTCCAGTCGTCCACAAGCTTCTCCTAACTTGGAGCTTCCTAGCCTGGGCACCCTCGTGACCCCAAAGACCTCAGAAGAGGACGTGATGGCCAGTGTGGTGGAGGGGCGGGCCAAGGCTTCAGAGGCCAAGAATGAAAAGGAGGTACGGACCTCATTCTGGAAGTCTCTGCTGGGGGGGCCCTTGCCCATGCCCCTGTGTGGGGGccacagggagccgtgtgtaatGCGAACTGTGAAGAAGCCAGGACCCAACCTGGGCCGCCACTTCTACAtgtgtgccaggccccagggtcCTCCCACTGACCCCTCCTCCCGCTGCAGCTTCTTCCTCTGGAGCAGGCCCAACTGA
- the APEX2 gene encoding DNA-(apurinic or apyrimidinic site) endonuclease 2 isoform X3 — MDDFTQEELRALDSEGRALLTQHKICTWEGKEKTLTLINVYCPHADPGKPERLAFKMRFYRLLQIRAEALLAAGSHVIILGDLNTAHRPIDHWDAVNLECFEEDPGRKWMDDLLSNLGCQAGSHTGPFIDSYRYFHPKQKGAFTCWSTVSGARHLNYGSRLDYVLGDRTLVMDTFQASFLLPEVMGSDHCPVGAVLSVSSVPAKQCPPLCTRFLPEFAGTQLKILRFLVRLEQDPVFRQSALQLSNQTPVQMRQNKARVRSTRSRPSQAGSSRGQKNLMSYFQPSSSRPQASPNLELPSLGTLVTPKTSEEDVMASVVEGRAKASEAKNEKEVRTSFWKSLLGGPLPMPLCGGHREPCVMRTVKKPGPNLGRHFYMCARPQGPPTDPSSRCSFFLWSRPN; from the exons ATGGATGACTTCACCCAAGAGGAGCTTCGAGCTCTGGATAGTGAGGGCCGGGCCCTCCTCACACAACACAAGATCTG CacatgggaagggaaggagaagacCTTGACCCTAATCAACGTGTACTGCCCCCATGCGGACCCTGGGAAGCCTGAGCGGCTCGCCTTTAAGATGCGCTTCTATCGCTTGCTGCAGATCCGAGCAGAAGCCCTCCTGGCAGCTGGCAG cCATGTTATCATTCTGGGGGACCTGAATACAGCTCACCGCCCCATTGACCACTGGGATGCAGTCAACCTG gAATGCTTTGAAGAGGACCCAGGTCGCAAGTGGATGGACGACTTGCTCAGTAACCTGGGGTGCCAGGCTGGTTCCCATACGGGACCCTTCATTGATAGCTACCGATACTTCCACCCAAAGCAGAAGGGGGCCTTCACCTGCTGGTCCACAGTCAGTGGCGCCCGCCATCTGAACTATGGCTCTCGGCTTGACTACGTGCTGGGGGACAGGACCCTGGTCATGGACACCTTTCAGGCCTCCTTCTTGCTGCCTGAGGTGATGGGCTCTGACCACTGCCCCGTGGGTGCAGTCTTAAGCGTGTCCTCTGTGCCGGCAAAACAGTGCCCACCTCTGTGCACCCGCTTCCTCCCTGAGTTTGCAGGCACCCAGCTCAAGATCCTTAGATTCCTAGTTCGTCTCGAACAAGATCCTGTGTTCAGGCAGTCAGCGCTGCAGCTCAGCAATCAAACACCGGTACAGATGCGCCAAAACAAAGCCCGTGTGCGCTCGACCAGGTCTCGGCCAAGTCAAGCTGGTTCCAGTAGAGGCCAAAAAAACCTGATGAGCTACTTCCAGCCATCCTCCAGTCGTCCACAAGCTTCTCCTAACTTGGAGCTTCCTAGCCTGGGCACCCTCGTGACCCCAAAGACCTCAGAAGAGGACGTGATGGCCAGTGTGGTGGAGGGGCGGGCCAAGGCTTCAGAGGCCAAGAATGAAAAGGAGGTACGGACCTCATTCTGGAAGTCTCTGCTGGGGGGGCCCTTGCCCATGCCCCTGTGTGGGGGccacagggagccgtgtgtaatGCGAACTGTGAAGAAGCCAGGACCCAACCTGGGCCGCCACTTCTACAtgtgtgccaggccccagggtcCTCCCACTGACCCCTCCTCCCGCTGCAGCTTCTTCCTCTGGAGCAGGCCCAACTGA
- the APEX2 gene encoding DNA-(apurinic or apyrimidinic site) endonuclease 2 isoform X2 — MLRVVSWNINGIRSPVQGVGYEEPSNCTAMAMGRILDKLDADIVCLQETKVTRDVLTEPLAIIEGCNSYFSFSRNRSGYSGVATFCKDSATPVAAEEGLSGLFATQNGDVGCYGNMDDFTQEELRALDSEGRALLTQHKICHVIILGDLNTAHRPIDHWDAVNLECFEEDPGRKWMDDLLSNLGCQAGSHTGPFIDSYRYFHPKQKGAFTCWSTVSGARHLNYGSRLDYVLGDRTLVMDTFQASFLLPEVMGSDHCPVGAVLSVSSVPAKQCPPLCTRFLPEFAGTQLKILRFLVRLEQDPVFRQSALQLSNQTPVQMRQNKARVRSTRSRPSQAGSSRGQKNLMSYFQPSSSRPQASPNLELPSLGTLVTPKTSEEDVMASVVEGRAKASEAKNEKEVRTSFWKSLLGGPLPMPLCGGHREPCVMRTVKKPGPNLGRHFYMCARPQGPPTDPSSRCSFFLWSRPN, encoded by the exons ATGTTGCGCGTGGTGAGCTGGAACATCAATGGGATTCGGAGCCCCGTGCAAGGGGTGGGATACGAGGAACCCAGCAATTGTACCGCCATGGCCATGGGGCGCATTTTGGACAAGCTGGATGCTGACATCGTCTGTCTTCAGGAGACCAAAGTAACCA gggaTGTGCTGACAGAGCCCCTGGCTATCATTGAGGGCTGTAACTCCTATTTCAGCTTCAGCCGCAACCGTAGTGGCTATTCTG GTGTAGCCACCTTCTGTAAGGACAGTGCTACCCCAGTGGCTGCTGAAGAAGGCCTGAGTGGCCTATTTGCCACTCAGAATGGGGACGTGGGTTGCTACGGAAACATGGATGACTTCACCCAAGAGGAGCTTCGAGCTCTGGATAGTGAGGGCCGGGCCCTCCTCACACAACACAAGATCTG cCATGTTATCATTCTGGGGGACCTGAATACAGCTCACCGCCCCATTGACCACTGGGATGCAGTCAACCTG gAATGCTTTGAAGAGGACCCAGGTCGCAAGTGGATGGACGACTTGCTCAGTAACCTGGGGTGCCAGGCTGGTTCCCATACGGGACCCTTCATTGATAGCTACCGATACTTCCACCCAAAGCAGAAGGGGGCCTTCACCTGCTGGTCCACAGTCAGTGGCGCCCGCCATCTGAACTATGGCTCTCGGCTTGACTACGTGCTGGGGGACAGGACCCTGGTCATGGACACCTTTCAGGCCTCCTTCTTGCTGCCTGAGGTGATGGGCTCTGACCACTGCCCCGTGGGTGCAGTCTTAAGCGTGTCCTCTGTGCCGGCAAAACAGTGCCCACCTCTGTGCACCCGCTTCCTCCCTGAGTTTGCAGGCACCCAGCTCAAGATCCTTAGATTCCTAGTTCGTCTCGAACAAGATCCTGTGTTCAGGCAGTCAGCGCTGCAGCTCAGCAATCAAACACCGGTACAGATGCGCCAAAACAAAGCCCGTGTGCGCTCGACCAGGTCTCGGCCAAGTCAAGCTGGTTCCAGTAGAGGCCAAAAAAACCTGATGAGCTACTTCCAGCCATCCTCCAGTCGTCCACAAGCTTCTCCTAACTTGGAGCTTCCTAGCCTGGGCACCCTCGTGACCCCAAAGACCTCAGAAGAGGACGTGATGGCCAGTGTGGTGGAGGGGCGGGCCAAGGCTTCAGAGGCCAAGAATGAAAAGGAGGTACGGACCTCATTCTGGAAGTCTCTGCTGGGGGGGCCCTTGCCCATGCCCCTGTGTGGGGGccacagggagccgtgtgtaatGCGAACTGTGAAGAAGCCAGGACCCAACCTGGGCCGCCACTTCTACAtgtgtgccaggccccagggtcCTCCCACTGACCCCTCCTCCCGCTGCAGCTTCTTCCTCTGGAGCAGGCCCAACTGA